In one window of Juglans regia cultivar Chandler chromosome 3, Walnut 2.0, whole genome shotgun sequence DNA:
- the LOC109011231 gene encoding phosphatidylinositol N-acetylglucosaminyltransferase subunit C-like, translating to MDNGIAENSSPTRSKWRKVAYGGMQPGFDDNHTDESFLEDIVMNANVVKRDMLKVMQDSVSISEYLCIVALVGLVWTYTLRSTLDETSLLYLDVSLLGSGFLLLLLTEEMLSLNLLLHYLLNVFFFTTGLYVLAPIYQTLTRSISSDSIWAVTVPLLILHLFLHDYSGSTVRAPGALNNPTLTSCISLNASIVASVFIASRLPSSIHVFAIMLFSLQVFLFAPLITYCIKKYSFRLHLCFAFSLMAVTLAFVYTLHRLLFVLLLGLLVFVTLVCPYWLIRLQEYKFEINGPWDEAKLCFAVTD from the coding sequence ATGGATAACGGCATTGCTGAAAACTCATCTCCAACTCGATCCAAATGGAGAAAAGTAGCATATGGAGGGATGCAGCCTGGTTTTGATGACAATCACACTGATGAATCTTTTCTTGAAGATATAGTCATGAATGCCAATGTTGTGAAACGGGACATGCTAAAAGTGATGCAAGACTCGGTTTCCATCTCTGAATATCTATGCATTGTTGCCCTTGTGGGCTTGGTTTGGACCTACACTCTAAGATCAACTCTTGATGAAACTTCCCTTTTGTATCTTGATGTCAGTCTTCTTGGATCAGGTTTTCTACTTCTCCTTTTAACCGAAGAAATGCTTTCACTCAATCTTCTCTTGCATTATTTACTTAacgttttctttttcacaaCTGGATTATACGTTTTGGCTCCCATCTACCAAACTCTAACAAGATCCATTAGCTCAGATTCCATCTGGGCAGTAACTGTTCCACTCCTCATACTTCATCTATTCCTTCACGACTACTCAGGATCAACTGTTAGGGCTCCTGGGGCTCTGAATAATCCAACATTGACCAGTTGCATTTCTTTAAATGCCTCGATAGTGGCCTCGGTTTTCATTGCTTCTCGCCTTCCGTCAAGTATACATGTTTTTGCAATCATGCTATTCTCCTTACAAGTATTTCTTTTTGCTCCACTGATCACTTACTGTATCAAAAAGTACTCCTTCCGCTTGCATCTTTGCTTTGCTTTCAGTTTGATGGCCGTGACCTTGGCTTTTGTTTATACACTCCACCGGCTACTTTTTGTGCTACTGTTGGGTTTATTGGTTTTTGTGACTCTGGTATGTCCTTATTGGCTTATACGACTTCAAGAATACAAGTTTGAGATCAATGGCCCTTGGGATGAGGCTAAGCTTTGTTTTGCCGTGACAGATTAA
- the LOC118348051 gene encoding uncharacterized protein LOC118348051, with the protein MELKPSITTFLLLFLLITVPYFSRGSCRELGTHDQVYEIDYRGPETHSSIPPPDRSRGKPPLIHRKTALEPTKSKGSRGHDNIGGKGLKGKKIQG; encoded by the exons ATGGAGCTCAAGCCTAGCATCACcactttccttcttctcttccttctcatCACAGTGCCTTACTTCTCAAGAG GGAGTTGCAGAGAGTTGGGTACTCATGATCAGGTGTATGAAATTGATTATAGAGGTCCAGAGACCCACTCATCAATTCCTCCGCCTGATCGCTCTCGTGGAAAACCACCTTTGATCCATCGAAAAACTGCTCTGGAACCTACCAAATCCAAGGGCTCAAGGGGTCATGATAATATAGGAGGAAAAGGACTAAAA GGCAAGAAAATACAAGGATAA
- the LOC108991220 gene encoding uncharacterized protein LOC108991220, with product MKISTKPISSPGRTEKFPPPLMRFLRTNVGSKSRGRSRSSPMFVRKRNAAIETQEPSSPKVTCMGQVRVRRTSKQAATARPGRASGARTPMKRRCKWLRNALFCHHFARKIKPKSCRPAWRKWVSFFKAGFRRKTESREDSSKVEQKIGNKSESSEQEDEEEEEDEKEVAKVFVSSSSSPPKNALLLTRCRSAPYRSSSLAWRFWGSPLRTEETEQSVEQENTDEQTETEKPPAERESISDDESGIGPEMEGKLEFFKEFEGAIREGFIKSVCVEELKAGEAADSVRPLILTRCKSEPARTAEKLYSEMHFWENRRLGFADSSSPHVL from the coding sequence ATGAAGATATCCACAAAACCCATATCGAGTCCTGGTCGGACTGAGAAGTTCCCGCCGCCATTGATGAGGTTTCTGAGGACCAATGTGGGAAGCAAAAGCAGGGGCAGGTCACGTTCTAGCCCAATGTTTGTTCGGAAAAGGAACGCAGCCATTGAAACCCAAGAACCTTCTTCACCCAAAGTTACATGCATGGGCCAAGTCAGGGTCAGGCGCACCTCCAAACAGGCTGCCACCGCCAGACCCGGTCGGGCCAGCGGGGCCCGAACACCGATGAAACGCCGGTGCAAATGGCTCAGAAATGCCCTGTTCTGCCACCATTTCGCCAGGAAGATCAAGCCCAAGTCGTGCCGACCAGCTTGGCGCAAGTGGGTCTCTTTCTTCAAAGCGGGTTTCCGAAGAAAAACCGAAAGTCGAGAAGACTCCTCGAAGGTTGAACAAAAAATTGGGAATAAAAGCGAGTCTTCGGAGcaagaggatgaagaagaggaagaagatgagaaagaaGTAGCTAAGGTCTTTGTGTCTAGTTCTTCTTCACCGCCAAAGAACGCTTTGTTATTGACTCGGTGTAGATCTGCTCCTTACAGATCATCATCTTTAGCGTGGAGATTCTGGGGTTCACCGCTGAGGACGGAAGAAACAGAACAGAGTGTAGAGCAGGAAAACACAGACGAACAGACGGAGACTGAGAAACCCCCAGCGGAAAGAGAGTCAATCTCTGATGACGAGTCCGGAATAGGTCCTGAAATGGAGGGAAAGTTGGAGtttttcaaagaatttgaagGTGCAATTAGAGAAGGATTCATCAAATCTGTTTGTGTTGAAGAACTGAAAGCAGGGGAAGCAGCAGACTCTGTACGACCTCTGATACTCACAAGATGTAAATCAGAACCGGCAAGAACTGCAGAGAAACTGTATTCAGAAATGCATTTCTGGGAAAACAGAAGGTTGGGTTTCGCCGATTCAAGCTCACCACATGTTTTGTGA
- the LOC108991221 gene encoding uncharacterized protein LOC108991221, whose translation MWQVLLAAAVAGSTGLVAKHLFGPNDTDDPTPSSTLPQQTDNPFHAPSACDGSQSEQDGIFRFSSSGSRSGSGSKNSRIKKAARVKRSGSIKPETEVPRKSARRFAVRLKRRKLSKNVASSSASSSSKDGSLFGWGLGVGIMYMMSAGKSEISKLNIAVDETAKVVQELKSEIDKKRSSYHLGISAFASEVDAVPNKNYSKHTQLAVDNFSTGNRDPNDIKVSGRLIFDDGEYASSVLTEEPEPTMHEINQLEAELESELQKLPWCITEASHQEEIRPNLVETEVSAMDLCEAEGQNSDSYQFHGVVPAELDQKLCHLLIEQQEHQIVELESELNLAQSKLNSKEAELQALKDCVRRLTAFSLSTVSDDETEAHEEQEQTGEWNYTNKTESESKKVMVGMKRSVDSESCLHHVR comes from the exons ATGTGGCAGGTTCTCTTAGCTGCAGCAGTGGCTGGATCCACTGGTCTCGTTGCCAAGCACCTCTTTGGCCCTAATGATACCGATGATCCCACCCCCAGTAGTACTCTTCCCCAGCAGACCGACAATCCCTTCCATGCACCGAGTGCTTGTGATGGCTCTCAAAGCGAACAGGATGGGATCTTTCGGTTTTCGAGCTCTGGGTCCCGGTCTGGATCTGGATCGAAGAACTCGAGGATTAAGAAGGCGGCTCGGGTTAAGAGATCTGGTAGTATAAAGCCGGAGACCGAGGTCCCGAGGAAGAGTGCGAGGAGATTCGCTGTTCGCTTAAAGAGGAGGAAACTCAGCAAGAATGTGGCCTCGAGCTCTGCATCGTCATCTTCTAAAG ATGGCTCTTTATTTGGCTGGGGACTTGGTGTTGGGATTATGTACATGATGTCAGCAGGGAAATCTGAGATCAGTAAGCTGAATATTGCTGTGGATGAGACTGCAAAAGTTGTTCAAGAATTAAAATctgagattgataaaaaaagatcATCCTATCATCTCGGCATTTCGGCTTTTGCTAGTGAAGTAGATGCAGTGCCAAACAAGAACTACAGCAAGCACACTCAACTTGCGGTAGACAATTTTAGTACAGGAAATAGGGACCCTAATGATATCAAGGTTTCTGGTCGCTTGATTTTTGACGATGGTGAATATGCAAGTAGTGTTCTTACTGAAGAGCCAGAGCCAACAATGCATGAAATCAATCAACTTGAGGCTGAGCTTGAGTCTGAACTGCAAAAACTTCCTTGGTGCATCACTGAAGCTTCTCACCAAGAGGAAATAAGACCAAATTTGGTTGAG ACTGAAGTTTCAGCAATGGATTTGTGTGAAGCTGAAGGCCAGAATTCAGATTCTTATCAGTTCCATGGGGTGGTGCCAGCTGAACTTGATCAGAAACTTTGCCATTTGCTCATTGAACAACAGGAACACCAAATCGTGGAGCTGGAATCCGAATTGAATTTGGCCCAATCCAAACTCAATTCAAAGGAAGCTGAGCTCCAAGCACTGAAGGATTGTGTTAGACGCCTAACTGCTTTCTCTCTGTCAACCGTCTCGG ACGATGAAACTGAGGCACATGAGGAACAAGAGCAAACCGGCGAATGGAATTACACGAACAAGACGGAATCTGAATCGAAGAAAGTAATGGTTGGGATGAAAAGATCTGTTGACTCTGAATCTTGCCTTCACCATGTAAGATGA